CCCTTTGCTTAATTTCGACAATTAAGAGTGCCAGATCCCAAGCCCTATCATCTGAAATCTTTTGAGAGATTTGATAGCAAGTATACTGACTGAGGAAACACCGCTGTCCCTGTTTCGAATTCTGCCTCAGCCACCAACTCCGTAGCAGTATGATCACAAGCCCGTTTATTTAAAGATACATTCAGCTCTTCGCTGGGACTTGCCCTGCACGTTTGCAGCCTGTGTGGGTTTCAGCAAGCCTTTACCTACCAACTTACTATAGGTAAAGGtcctttgtgcaagcaccgggtcattcctgacccatggggtgacatcacatcccgacgtttactaggcagactgtgtttacggggtggtttgccagtgccttccccaactaCTATATAGGGCTATAAATACTGGCCGACCCTTAATGGGATGAAAGCATTACTGAAATAATCATGGACACACAGAAGAGGCATAAGCGCTAGTTATGTGAACATTATTTTCTAAAAACGCTGGTATAATAAACCGCTAAGGAAAGagccctctgcacacgctcaaAGGAGCTACTCTTTTTGCCGTGTTTCTAGGGGTGGAAATCCGGCCAAAGGACTACACTCTTCTCACCTTGCCACGTCCCTCCTCCTGAGGGGATGAAACAGAAGAGAGCCCTGCAGGGCTGCCGCCCGGAGAGCAGAAAGCCACGCGGGCCAAACCGGTGACCCGCCGCACCCACATGGCACTCCTCCCGGTCTCCCGGCGCGGCTTCTCGACAGCGTCACCTCCCTTTCCGGGCCCTCGGCGGAAGTACGTCTTTTGTGCGCGCCGCACCTCTTTCCGGCTACCCTGCGCTGGCCGCGGCCGCCATGAACAGCGTGGGCGAGGCCTGCACGGAGCTGAAGCGGGAATACGACCAGTGTTTCAACCGCTGGTTCGctgagaagttcctgaagggggAGAGCGAAGGGGACCCTTGCGCTCAGCTCTTCAAGAGCTACCAGCTCTGCGTCCAGGCAAGAGGGTGTCTGAGCATGTGCGGGGGCTTGagcttcgggttgccaacctccgggtactagctggaggtctcctgcgattacaactgatctccagccggtcgagatcagttcccctggaggaaatgcccgctctatggcgttgaagtctcccccttcccccaaaccccgccctcctcaggctccgcccccaaaacctcccgccggtggcgaagagggacctggcaaccctactggagctgTGGGCCAGGATGCCTCCGAGTACAATCTTGCTGGGAGGCCTTGGGCGGGCCGGGCTTGGTGGTTTGTTTAGTGGGGAAACCGTAGACTCGGGCATAAATATATAAGCAAACAAGGACTGAAAGGGCCCCGGGAGAAGACCATGAATGGCATTAAAAGGAAAGACAGGAAATtggctgtagtagaaaagggcaagagtccagtagcaccttaaagactaacaaaaatattttctggtagggtatgagctttcgtgagccacagctcactacttcagaacCATGAACTAaccaagtagtagaaaagggcaactaCTTGGTTAGTTCATGGTTctgaagttctgaagaagtgaactgtggctcacgaaagctcataccctaccagaaaatatttttgttagtctttaaggtgctactggactcttgcccttttctactactgcagacagactaacacggctacccactgtgaattatcttcacagGAAATTGGCTGGACTCAGAAGGATATCGGAAACAGGAAGGAGTCTGAGCATTGGTATCATATGGTCAGGAAACTGATTTTTGATAGTGAAGGGTAGCTAGTGAAGGAGTTCACCTTTATGCCAGGAGTTCAACCACCTTAACTCTTCTGTATTCCTGTATTTGTTGTTACTTGTGTTCACACTTATTTCTTTAGAATATGGTCTTAAAATATCCCGTGATGTGAATTTCCAGCTTATCTGGAAAACGCTCCTTTTTATTTCAAGCACAACACAATTTCTAAATTGCAGAGGTTGCCTTGCAGATTGGAAATTTCTGTCCCAAGCATAACCTGGAATTACGCAAGCAACCTTATTGCTTAATTGAGTATGAATATCATCAGAACTATTAAAATTTACTTGCTTTTCCTTTTTCTAGAAAGCTATCAAAGAAAAGGACATACCCATTGAAGGGTTGGAATTCATGGGCCCCAGCAAAGGAAAATCGGAAAACTCTTCCTGACCGTGATGGGATATAGGAGGAGACCTTTGAACTTTGAATCACTGTGGTATCAGGACAAGTTGGCTATTTTCTGAAATACAAGGACTTTTCTCCATTGCAGTTTTTGTCTCATAAATGCAGTTTTGAATGAACTGAGGGTGGGTTTTACCATTGGGAAGAGAGAGAGTAGGGGTAGGTTGGATTAATTTCAGCTTATATGGAGTCAGTCATCAGATTTTTTTTCACATAGACTTAATTAAGCTGTAGATATGAAATGAATGTAATTGATACCATGCACTGTTGTGTCTTTGTTTTCTgaatctttttttctcccttagtGCCACTTACTGGAGTGCTAGAAAGTGTTCTCAGCACCAGTTGTCTAAAGGATAAAAGATACAGCACTTAAGCAATGCTGTGGAGAAACGTTACTTGTCTCTGTAGAATGTAACCTCATGCTACTGCATCAACCAAAGCTGTGtgtatataaaaaaaaccaattctCTCTAACCCTCTGCCAAGATGTAGGGAAGTTTCAGGCATACAGTGCTTCCTTTTGGCAAGGGGAAGCAAGACAAAAACTGTCTGGAACTTATCTTCTActtctgtctagtaaatgttaaGAAGCAGCAGCATGGTTTTATGTTCAGTATGATGCATATGCTTCTTGAAAAGGAAACTTCTTTTGCCTACCTCTTACATTTTGTTTGACTGAACAGACCATATGGTGGGCTGTGGCTATAGAAGATGAGAAATCTGTACAAAGCATGGGGTTTAAGTATAATTCTCCTTTGTCACTCAAAGTTTCAGATTACTAAACAGCATCCATACATGGTACACAAACTATAGATTTTGGTGAACCATCTAAGAAAATTTAGAGTAAATACTGTTAAGTAGACAGTTGGTATTAGCAACTGTCTTGGCAtaatttataacatttataaaaATGGGCGTAATTTGTAAAAAGCTTACTTTTGTAATGCAGTGTAATGCATTCTTAGTCATTACACTGAGGAACCTAGTTTGGAACTGCTGATAAGATTAAGGAAAGATTCAGGTCTTTGCGTCTGTTAAATTATTGCATGAAGTTCCACTTTCATGGTTATAAATTCTAGAGGGGTACCTAGCAGCCAAATACTAACAGACGTATCGCAGCCAACACTTCTGAGAGCCTGAGCCACTATCAGGAGCATTATGTTTATTTGGTAGAAATATAAACATTTTGATTCAAACTAGGATGTGGAAGAATGTTATATTGACCTCATTTTGCAATTACTTCTCTCACTTCTTTATTTACCTTTGTGAGTGTGGTATTCATATATGTCTGCCCACTGATAACTTTTCTGGGTTCTATCAAAAGGCAATTTTGTGCCACAGTAAATGTTAATCTTTAAGGAGccacagggctttgttttcatggGTGCAGTATTTTAtgggaggctggacaaacatcTGGCTTGCTTCATATCACAGTCAGTCATGGGCTTAAGCCCTTGTGTTGGCAGCATAAGTTAGACTAACGTGGAATACTAATGTGAAGTACAGCCCCGGTTAAAGTTCCCATTGAGTTTCCTCAGTTTATGCTACTGAGGAGCAAAATAAATGATTTCTGTTAGCTTATGCTTTCAGTCTGCCTTCACCAAGCCAGCAGCAACTTCTATTGTTGATTTTAAGTCATTTCGTCTTGCAGAAAGCTTCCTATGCAGTTATGGTGCTTTGAAAATAGGCTTCCTGCTTTCATCTTGCAAAAAGAACATATGCATAGATTGTGAAGAGTTGCTGCTTTAGAATTTAAGCAGTTCTTTGCAGCCCTGGGGACAAAAGCTCATATTCTTTAcaccaggggtgaggaacctttttcccgccaagggccatttggaaatttataacatcatttgcgggccatacaaaattatcaacttaaaaattagccgaccaagccccaagcaggcagctgccccagatgacccccccccctccggcatgggcaagcaggcaggcatccaaccagtggtgcactcgcccacctggtagcacagaatggtctgttgcaccagctgggcgtagccgtccagccgcacgccggagttgctcctgctctgcgtggtcggggctggattctacagccggctcctgctacctctacctgcagggatgaaatgaggacacactggctaagaactcgcccccctcccgtgcattctggccctgcccctttaacccctccattgtcaccacttccacccccagccttcttgtagtacagagggaatatgtttctccatggcccaggtgggaaagggttaacacagtttcttgggcagtcctagcagctccgaagctaatgactcttctgcaagggggaaaaaggttccttttcttggcaaaacaaactcacatccgccttgaatagaggctattcctgtctgcgggagggggcatatcaccagtcttagatccttctgagctagagatctgccaggacccacaaagggccagaccaaatgatttcatgggccttaaatggcccctgggcctgacattccccactcctgccataCACGGTAGCCCAACATAGGTTGTGCATAGTAAAGAAGGGAAAGGTCAAATTCAGGCTGTAATCCCAGGCTCTGGAGTAAGTTTTATAGACTGTGATAGATCTTACTTCTAAGTATGAATACATACaatcaggctgcatgtggaaatAATGTTCTTGCAACAAAGTGCCTTCTAACATGATTGAACAGTTTTATGTATTCTGTTATTTGCAATAATGGAAATTCAATTTGGATAATAAAATTGGAAACTACAGGGGCTTGAGGGCTTGTTACAATTTTGGTATTGATTTGATATGCTACACAGCCAAAGCTGTTAGTGAGAAAAGGGAGGCAACTATGTCTCTGACTTTACAGTAACTCCAGTGATGAATCTTGTTCTGCTGGTACTAGTATGACTCCTCCCCGAGTTGTTGGCTTCTCTCTCAAACAGTTCTGCTAGGAGGATACACTTGCTGATTGAGTACTAGCTACTAGAATTACAGTAGTACAGTGAGAAGTGCAGAAGTGTAGTGGATcaccatgtgggtttttttctcccttctgtACCAGCCACGATAATCTGTGGACTGCAAGCAGAGTGAAAACACCCCCATCTCCCATTGTGTCTGCTTCTTTGTAATGATCAAGCTGGATACAAGCACTCCAGAAGAAACCTTTGCAATTTCCCAGTTAGGTGATTGTGCTTTATTGTGATTTAATAGCGAAGAATGTAAGTGTGTAGGCCCCCCCATAGAATTCTGATAACTACTTTCCTTGCTTGAAGTCTCCTCTATCAGTCTGCCTAGATCAACCCAAAGGCAGTGGGGGAGAGAAAAGTACTGATTTACTGTACTGAGCGATAGTCGTAAAAATTGATATGAAGCATTTCAGACTTTACAATACCACTTTGTATACAAACAAGAACAGTAAGCAGAGCAGATCTCACAGCAAAACTTTCCCACCTACTATAATGCTGGGTCCAGAATAAGAGGACCCTCTGGGACAATCGGGGCATGGTATGGGTCTTCAGTGGGAAGGGGTATCATTAGCAATCAAATCCCACCCCTATGTTTTGATGTTTTATAattatgttgtgacccgctctgagactggcttgccgggaatgagggcaggatataaaccaaaaaaataaataaaaataaataaaaagagtcCATCCATTAGCAGAACATAGCTGTTAGACATAAACCCATCTATGAAAAGTTGTTTTTGGTGTATTACAGTAAGACGCTTTTGAGTCACGCAGCCCTCCTCACTACAGAAAGATGGATGTCTGGAAAAAGCTCACATCAGGAAGAATGAGAGGTTTTAGGGCCCTGTACAGATCTCATTTTCCTTGACATATTGTGACCACTCCATCCAATCTTGTCCTCTGCCACATCAGTTTGAATCAACTGAAGTTTGACAGTCTGAACTTGAGCAATAGATGATTGAACTCAAAGACATTGCTTAAGCTGGCGGCACAAAAAGGGACCTACACCTAGCGGGGTGCTTGAAATTGCAAAGAGAATCTCAGATCCATAAACTGATAAATCCAGCATGCAGTAGCTGTTAATTACAATGCAAACTCTTTTTTAAAGGACAAAAGTGTTAAGCCTCCACAAAAATGGAGCTAAGATCTTATAAGCTAGTTCTTATCTTTGTCAGAATatctatatcctgcttttctcccccataaGAGACTCGAGACAGCTTGCAATTAATGGCTCCCCTACAATAAGTTATATGACTACTGTTGTCTTGCTCCCTTCTCTCTGCTGTATCATTTCTTTCCACACTAAAGAAAGTCagtttaaaggg
This window of the Euleptes europaea isolate rEulEur1 chromosome 13, rEulEur1.hap1, whole genome shotgun sequence genome carries:
- the TRIAP1 gene encoding TP53-regulated inhibitor of apoptosis 1 produces the protein MNSVGEACTELKREYDQCFNRWFAEKFLKGESEGDPCAQLFKSYQLCVQKAIKEKDIPIEGLEFMGPSKGKSENSS